One window from the genome of Rhodocyclaceae bacterium encodes:
- the hslU gene encoding ATP-dependent protease ATPase subunit HslU codes for MSAMTPQEIVHELDKHIVGQHAAKRAVAIALRNRWRRAQVDESLRHEITPKNILMIGPTGVGKTEIARRLARLADAPFIKVEATKFTEVGYVGRDVDTIIRDLAEAAIKQGREAEMRRMRHRASDAAEERVLDALLPPARDIGFQADVSERGDRSDRNSSTRQKFRKMLREGALDDKEIEIDVAAVNPQMEIMAPPGMEELTSQIQGMFHNMGGIRRKTRTLRIREAMRLLTDEEASKLVNDDELKQRALTNVEQNGIVFIDEFDKIATRSEGSGVDVSRQGVQRDLLPLVEGTAVTTKYGMIRTDHILFIASGAFHLTRPSDLIPEMQGRFPIRVELDSLTVGDFEQILTATDACLTRQYEALMHTEGVALAFRPDGIRRLAEIAWQVNERVENIGARRLYTVMEKLLEELSFSAPKQSGDTVVIDAPYVDARLKDLAGSEDLARYVL; via the coding sequence ATGAGCGCAATGACCCCGCAGGAAATCGTCCATGAACTCGACAAGCACATCGTCGGGCAGCATGCGGCCAAGCGTGCGGTGGCGATCGCGCTGCGCAACCGCTGGCGGCGGGCACAGGTCGACGAATCCCTGCGCCACGAGATCACGCCGAAGAACATCCTGATGATCGGCCCGACCGGTGTCGGCAAGACCGAGATCGCACGCCGGCTCGCGCGGCTGGCGGATGCCCCTTTCATCAAGGTCGAGGCAACGAAGTTCACCGAGGTTGGCTATGTCGGCCGTGACGTCGACACGATCATCCGCGACCTCGCCGAAGCTGCAATCAAGCAGGGGCGCGAGGCCGAAATGCGCCGGATGCGCCACCGGGCCTCGGATGCCGCCGAGGAACGCGTGCTCGATGCGCTGCTGCCACCGGCACGCGATATCGGCTTCCAGGCCGACGTGTCCGAGCGCGGCGACCGCAGCGACCGCAATTCGAGCACCCGGCAGAAGTTCCGCAAGATGCTGCGCGAGGGTGCGCTCGACGACAAGGAGATCGAGATCGACGTCGCGGCGGTCAACCCGCAGATGGAGATCATGGCGCCACCCGGGATGGAGGAACTCACCTCGCAGATCCAGGGCATGTTCCACAACATGGGCGGTATACGTCGCAAGACCCGCACGCTGCGCATCCGCGAGGCGATGCGCCTGCTGACCGACGAAGAGGCGTCGAAGCTGGTCAACGACGACGAACTGAAGCAGCGCGCGCTGACCAATGTCGAGCAGAACGGCATCGTGTTCATCGACGAGTTCGACAAGATTGCCACGCGCAGCGAGGGTTCGGGTGTAGACGTGTCGCGCCAGGGCGTGCAGCGCGACCTGTTGCCTCTGGTCGAGGGCACGGCCGTTACGACCAAGTACGGGATGATCCGCACCGACCATATCCTGTTCATCGCCAGCGGTGCGTTCCACCTCACCCGGCCGTCCGACCTGATCCCGGAGATGCAGGGGCGGTTCCCGATCCGCGTCGAACTCGATTCGCTGACCGTCGGCGACTTCGAGCAGATACTGACCGCGACCGACGCCTGCCTTACACGCCAGTACGAGGCGCTCATGCACACCGAGGGCGTGGCCCTGGCGTTCCGCCCGGATGGCATACGCCGTCTGGCCGAGATCGCCTGGCAGGTGAACGAGCGGGTGGAGAACATCGGTGCGCGGCGGCTCTACACGGTGATGGAGAAACTGCTCGAAGAACTCTCGTTCAGCGCACCGAAGCAGTCCGGCGATACCGTGGTGATCGATGCACCGTACGTTGACGCCCGCCTGAAGGACCTCGCCGGCAGCGAGGATCTCGCCCGGTACGTGCTGTAA
- a CDS encoding septal ring lytic transglycosylase RlpA family protein, whose protein sequence is MNRTPIAPTRSQAAPERHAVLALAVTAAMAAAGCASTGPAPGTAKSAGTAVDDAAVRPPPAAVRPPAKTTSRRGGAFYLDDGPGDNPPPNLDTIPDAEPRSEPLHRFANRPYVVFGRSYTPMTERVPYRARGVATWYGKRYHAQKTSSGEVYNMYEMTGAHPTLPIPSYVRVTNVANGRQVVVRINDRGPFIGERLIDLSYAAAFRLGYVEAGSATVDVEKLIPGINWPADTSNLASRAPAPRTAAPTVVPRQPSQPLAEAALPAPPAAATAPASPDELPARTGALPLAAESGGVFLQLGAFGDRNNAETFIGRIRPELGDASKLAHVHQSRGLHRIHIGPYANEREARAAAESLMRRLNIKPVLAVR, encoded by the coding sequence ATGAACCGCACACCGATCGCCCCGACGCGGTCGCAGGCCGCGCCGGAGCGGCACGCCGTGCTGGCGCTGGCGGTCACCGCCGCAATGGCTGCAGCTGGTTGCGCATCCACCGGACCTGCCCCGGGAACCGCCAAGAGCGCAGGTACTGCCGTCGACGATGCCGCCGTGCGGCCACCGCCCGCCGCCGTACGACCGCCGGCAAAAACGACCTCCCGTCGTGGCGGAGCGTTCTACCTCGACGATGGCCCAGGCGACAATCCACCGCCGAACCTCGACACCATCCCGGATGCCGAGCCACGCAGCGAGCCGCTGCACCGGTTCGCCAACCGGCCATACGTGGTCTTCGGCCGCAGCTACACGCCGATGACCGAACGGGTACCGTATCGCGCGCGCGGCGTCGCCACCTGGTACGGCAAGCGATACCACGCGCAGAAGACCTCGTCGGGCGAGGTGTACAACATGTACGAGATGACTGGCGCCCACCCGACGCTGCCGATCCCGAGCTATGTGCGCGTGACCAACGTCGCCAACGGCAGGCAGGTGGTCGTACGGATCAACGACCGGGGCCCGTTCATCGGCGAGCGGCTGATCGATCTGTCCTACGCGGCAGCGTTCCGGCTCGGTTATGTCGAAGCCGGCAGCGCGACCGTCGATGTCGAGAAACTGATCCCCGGGATCAACTGGCCGGCCGACACCTCGAACCTGGCTTCGCGCGCACCGGCGCCACGGACGGCGGCGCCGACGGTCGTACCCCGCCAGCCATCGCAGCCCCTCGCCGAGGCAGCACTTCCCGCGCCGCCCGCCGCCGCGACGGCACCAGCCAGCCCGGACGAACTCCCGGCACGCACGGGTGCGCTACCGCTGGCTGCGGAGTCCGGCGGCGTATTCCTGCAACTGGGCGCGTTCGGTGACCGGAACAATGCCGAGACCTTCATCGGGCGTATCCGCCCGGAACTCGGCGACGCATCGAAGCTCGCCCACGTCCACCAGTCGCGCGGCCTGCATCGGATACACATCGGCCCCTACGCCAACGAGCGCGAGGCACGCGCTGCGGCAGAATCGCTGATGCGCAGGCTCAACATCAAGCCGGTCCTGGCCGTGCGCTAG
- a CDS encoding TonB-dependent receptor, whose translation MIAGALACTNASGQSAQPQAAPRPVVELPPVVVTANPLGSALFDLAMPITVLQGEALRQRLAPSLGETINGEPGISSSYFGPGASRPVIRGLDGERIRILTNGVANLDASGTSVDHAVSIDPLLVDRIEVVRGPAAVLYGGSAVGGVVNVIDSRIATENNPRGVTGAVDTRFGSNDREKAVTGRVDFGLEGGLNLHFDAFRRDTDDLRIPGFARSARLRATTPPPSGVETTGTLVNSSTRSDGGAVGASYVWAQGYFGGSVSTLNSTYGAVQEPEVSIKLDQTRIDLAGERRDIAAFEAVRFKFGRSSYRHAEIDAGTVGTVFRNQGFDMRVEALHKPIGPFRGTIGFQSTRFEFEAVGDEAFLPRTSNRTNGVFLFEEVKIDALTLQAGGRLERNSVGALDDPNFGPAETRNFTAKSASVGGVYSLNRAYAVALNLSRTERAPNYQELFANGPHIATNAFEIGNRSFGLEVSNAVDLTLRKREGRVTGSAGVFYNRFSNFIALVSDATFVDPDAARNLPGLRYTGVPAAFKGAEASARTLLVDRPYRIALEFKGDITRAENTDTGQPLPRISPMRIGGGLSFEQGPLTARLDAMRVRGQDRVSADERPTDGYTMVNASVGYRMSVPMAKLDLFLRGVNLLNQEARNHVSFIKDLAPYGRRGIVAGLRGTF comes from the coding sequence ATGATTGCCGGCGCACTCGCCTGCACGAACGCTTCCGGTCAGTCGGCGCAGCCGCAGGCTGCGCCGCGACCGGTGGTCGAACTGCCACCGGTGGTGGTCACCGCGAATCCGCTGGGCAGCGCGCTGTTCGACCTCGCCATGCCGATCACCGTGCTGCAGGGCGAGGCGCTGCGCCAGCGCCTCGCGCCTTCGCTGGGCGAGACGATCAACGGCGAGCCAGGCATTTCGTCGAGCTACTTCGGGCCGGGAGCGAGCCGGCCGGTGATCCGCGGCCTCGATGGCGAGCGCATCCGCATCCTGACCAACGGCGTGGCCAACCTCGATGCCTCGGGCACCAGCGTCGACCATGCGGTCTCGATCGATCCGCTGCTGGTCGACCGCATCGAGGTCGTGCGCGGGCCGGCGGCCGTCCTGTACGGCGGTTCCGCGGTCGGCGGCGTGGTCAACGTAATAGACAGCCGCATCGCGACCGAGAACAATCCGCGCGGCGTCACCGGTGCGGTCGACACACGCTTCGGGTCGAACGACCGCGAGAAGGCGGTGACGGGCCGGGTCGACTTCGGCCTGGAAGGTGGCCTCAACCTGCACTTCGATGCGTTCCGGCGCGATACGGACGACCTGCGCATCCCCGGCTTCGCGCGTTCGGCCCGCCTGCGTGCGACCACGCCGCCGCCCAGTGGCGTCGAGACCACCGGCACGCTGGTGAACAGTTCGACCCGGTCGGACGGCGGCGCGGTGGGGGCATCCTATGTCTGGGCGCAGGGCTACTTCGGCGGCAGCGTATCCACCCTGAACTCGACCTACGGCGCGGTGCAGGAGCCGGAAGTGTCGATCAAGCTCGACCAGACCCGGATCGACCTCGCCGGCGAACGCCGGGACATCGCCGCGTTCGAGGCGGTGCGCTTCAAGTTCGGCCGCAGCAGCTACCGGCATGCAGAGATCGATGCCGGCACCGTCGGCACCGTGTTCCGCAACCAGGGCTTCGACATGCGGGTCGAGGCGCTGCACAAGCCGATCGGTCCCTTCCGCGGCACCATCGGCTTCCAGTCGACCCGTTTCGAGTTCGAGGCGGTGGGCGACGAGGCCTTCCTGCCCCGGACGTCGAACCGTACCAACGGCGTGTTCCTGTTCGAGGAAGTGAAGATCGACGCACTGACGCTGCAGGCGGGTGGCCGCCTGGAGCGGAACAGCGTCGGCGCGCTGGACGACCCGAACTTCGGCCCGGCGGAGACGCGCAACTTCACCGCGAAGAGCGCATCGGTCGGTGGCGTGTACAGCCTGAACCGGGCGTATGCGGTCGCGCTCAACCTGTCGCGCACCGAGCGTGCGCCCAACTACCAGGAACTGTTCGCGAACGGCCCGCACATCGCGACCAACGCGTTCGAGATCGGCAACCGCTCGTTCGGGCTTGAGGTTTCGAATGCGGTCGACCTGACGCTGCGCAAGCGCGAAGGGCGCGTGACCGGCAGTGCCGGCGTGTTCTACAACCGTTTCTCCAATTTCATCGCGCTGGTGTCGGATGCGACATTCGTCGACCCGGATGCCGCACGTAACCTGCCCGGGCTGCGCTACACCGGCGTACCCGCGGCGTTCAAGGGCGCCGAAGCCTCTGCGCGCACGTTGCTTGTCGATCGTCCTTACCGGATCGCGCTCGAATTCAAGGGCGACATCACCCGCGCCGAGAACACGGACACTGGCCAACCGTTGCCGCGCATCTCGCCGATGCGTATCGGTGGCGGGCTTTCGTTCGAACAGGGTCCGCTGACCGCCCGCCTGGATGCGATGCGCGTGCGCGGGCAGGATCGCGTGTCCGCAGATGAACGGCCGACCGACGGCTACACGATGGTGAACGCGAGCGTCGGCTACCGGATGAGCGTGCCCATGGCGAAGCTCGACCTGTTCCTGCGCGGCGTGAACCTGCTCAACCAGGAAGCTCGCAACCATGTGTCGTTCATCAAGGATCTCGCGCCTTACGGCCGGCGCGGCATCGTGGCAGGGCTGCGCGGGACTTTCTGA
- the rodA gene encoding rod shape-determining protein RodA, with protein sequence MVTLYSASNQSFDRMETKLFNIGVAFAVMWVVANTPMSQVLRLAMPAYLAALALLIAVALVGDVRNGARRWLDLGVISLQPSELMKIALPLALAWYFDRYESTLRLRNFVIAAALFVLPVLLILRQPDLGTALLIASSGCFVLFLAGLPWKIIFALGAAGVAALPLAWSVMHDYQRTRVMILLDPSQDPLGAGYHTIQSTIAVGSGGWFGKGWLQGTQTHLDFLPERTTDFIFAVYSEEFGLLGNAMLLLMFLLVIARGLVITLNAPTVFTRLVAGSVTLTFATYAFVNMGMVSGILPVVGVPLPLISYGGTALVSAFFGFGLLMSISTNRKLIKS encoded by the coding sequence ATGGTCACGCTCTACAGCGCGTCCAACCAGAGCTTCGACCGGATGGAAACCAAGCTTTTCAACATCGGCGTCGCCTTCGCGGTCATGTGGGTAGTCGCGAATACGCCGATGAGCCAGGTGCTACGCCTGGCCATGCCCGCATACCTGGCCGCGCTCGCGCTGCTTATCGCCGTCGCGCTGGTGGGCGACGTACGCAACGGCGCGCGCCGCTGGCTCGACCTCGGCGTGATCAGCCTGCAACCGTCGGAGCTGATGAAGATCGCGCTGCCGCTGGCGCTTGCCTGGTACTTCGACCGTTACGAGTCGACGCTCAGGCTGCGCAACTTCGTGATCGCAGCCGCGCTGTTCGTGCTCCCCGTGCTGCTGATCCTGCGCCAGCCGGACCTCGGCACGGCGCTGCTGATCGCTTCATCGGGCTGCTTCGTGCTGTTCCTGGCCGGCCTGCCCTGGAAGATCATCTTCGCGCTGGGGGCGGCGGGGGTGGCTGCGCTGCCGCTGGCGTGGTCGGTGATGCACGACTACCAGCGTACGCGGGTGATGATCCTCCTCGACCCGAGCCAGGATCCACTGGGGGCTGGCTATCACACGATCCAGTCGACCATCGCGGTCGGATCGGGCGGATGGTTCGGGAAGGGCTGGCTCCAGGGCACGCAGACCCACCTGGACTTCCTGCCGGAACGGACGACCGACTTCATCTTCGCGGTGTATTCGGAGGAGTTCGGGTTGCTCGGCAATGCCATGCTCCTGCTGATGTTCCTGCTGGTGATCGCCCGCGGGCTGGTGATCACGCTAAATGCCCCGACGGTGTTCACGCGGCTGGTGGCGGGCTCGGTCACTCTGACCTTCGCTACCTATGCATTCGTGAACATGGGAATGGTGTCGGGTATCCTTCCTGTCGTAGGGGTACCGTTGCCGCTGATCAGCTACGGCGGCACTGCGCTGGTGAGCGCCTTCTTCGGCTTCGGCCTGCTGATGAGCATCTCGACCAACCGGAAACTGATCAAGTCATGA
- a CDS encoding ABC transporter ATP-binding protein, whose amino-acid sequence MTVLEVNALSHRYGNATVVEMPAWSVAAGEPWLLLGASGSGKTTLLHCLAGILVPTQGSVKVGGTELGSLHGSALDRFRGRHIGLLPQRLHLIDCLSVIDNLLLAQYAAGLPRDTAAARGALEALGLAGRAHERPHRLSFGQQQRVALARALINRPTLVLADEPTSNLDDANCSAALELLLDQASRSGAALVIATHDQRVKGRIERRVELVGGKAVAGMDLAVGQVVPA is encoded by the coding sequence ATGACCGTCCTCGAAGTCAACGCCCTGTCGCACCGCTACGGCAATGCCACCGTGGTGGAAATGCCTGCCTGGTCGGTCGCGGCGGGGGAGCCGTGGTTGCTGCTGGGCGCCTCGGGCAGCGGCAAGACCACGCTGCTGCACTGCCTGGCTGGCATCCTAGTACCGACGCAGGGCTCGGTGAAGGTTGGCGGCACCGAGCTCGGATCGCTGCACGGCTCGGCGCTTGACCGCTTCCGTGGCCGGCACATCGGGCTGCTGCCGCAGCGCCTGCACCTGATCGACTGCCTCAGCGTGATCGACAACCTGCTGCTGGCGCAGTACGCCGCTGGCCTGCCGCGCGATACCGCGGCTGCGCGTGGCGCGCTGGAGGCTCTCGGCCTGGCCGGTCGTGCGCACGAGCGCCCGCACCGCCTGTCGTTCGGGCAGCAGCAGCGCGTGGCGCTTGCGCGTGCGCTGATCAACCGGCCGACGCTGGTGCTGGCAGACGAGCCCACCTCCAACCTCGACGATGCGAACTGCTCGGCGGCGCTCGAGCTGCTGCTCGACCAGGCCAGCCGCAGCGGCGCGGCGCTGGTGATCGCCACGCACGACCAGCGGGTCAAGGGGCGCATCGAGCGGCGGGTGGAACTGGTCGGCGGGAAAGCGGTCGCCGGCATGGATCTCGCTGTCGGACAGGTGGTCCCGGCATGA
- the mrdA gene encoding penicillin-binding protein 2, with product MPQFVELKNLEGERSEFRRRTAIAAIFVLVLFGLLLARFVFLQVMKHEYYYTQAEANRISLVPIVPNRGLILDRHGTVLAHNFTAYTLEINPTVVRDLDATIESLSQLIEIAPKDRRRFKRLLDESRKLGAIPIRTRLSEAEIARFAANRYRFPGVEINARLFRRYPNGTLASHVVGYIGRINQKDMETLEADGRLSNYRGSEHIGKTGLEQMYERELHGTTGMEQVEVDSGGRAVRTLSRTPPVSGNNLQLHLDLRLQEAAEAAFGSRRGALVAIDPSTGGVLAFVSRPGFDPNLFIDGIDPTTWHELNTHPDRPMVNRALSGQYPPGSTYKPFMALAALELGRRTPQYAINDPGFFTLPGNSHQYRDWKPGGHGSVNLHQSIVISCDTYYYQLAFDLGIDTISNFMRQFGFGARTGVDLEGEAIGINPSQEWKQRRFRQKWYVGDTISIGIGQGYNVMTLLQMANATAIIANKGTVWRPHLVNLVQDATSRAQRAVLAQPLRRLDFKPDSWAVVQAAMIGVTTPGGTGHRAFADAKYIVGGKTGTSQVVAIKQGQKYDASRLDERHRDHALFIAYAPADNPTIALAVLVENAGGGGANAAPLARTVIDFFLFGKPVTPIDAPAIPGAAANGAASNGGAGAERN from the coding sequence ATGCCGCAATTCGTCGAACTGAAGAACCTGGAAGGCGAGCGCTCGGAGTTCCGGCGCCGCACCGCCATCGCCGCGATCTTCGTGCTAGTGCTGTTCGGGCTGCTGCTCGCACGCTTCGTCTTCCTGCAGGTGATGAAGCACGAGTACTACTACACACAGGCCGAGGCGAACCGGATCTCGCTCGTACCGATCGTGCCCAACCGGGGGCTGATACTCGACCGGCACGGGACGGTGCTGGCACATAACTTCACCGCGTACACGCTCGAGATCAACCCGACGGTGGTGCGCGACCTCGACGCGACCATCGAGTCGCTGTCCCAGCTGATCGAGATCGCGCCGAAGGACAGGCGCCGCTTCAAGCGACTGCTCGATGAATCGCGCAAACTGGGGGCCATCCCGATCCGCACCCGCCTGTCGGAAGCCGAGATCGCCCGCTTTGCCGCCAACCGCTACCGCTTCCCCGGGGTGGAGATCAATGCCCGGCTGTTCCGCCGCTACCCGAACGGCACGCTCGCGTCGCACGTGGTCGGCTACATCGGACGGATCAACCAGAAGGACATGGAAACCCTGGAAGCCGACGGCCGCCTGTCGAATTACCGCGGCTCGGAGCATATCGGCAAGACCGGGCTGGAACAGATGTACGAACGCGAGCTGCACGGCACGACCGGCATGGAACAGGTCGAGGTCGATTCGGGTGGCCGCGCGGTCCGCACGCTGTCGCGCACGCCACCGGTGTCCGGCAACAACCTGCAACTGCACCTCGACCTTCGGCTCCAGGAGGCTGCGGAGGCGGCATTCGGCAGCCGGCGCGGCGCGCTGGTGGCGATCGATCCGTCCACCGGAGGCGTACTTGCCTTCGTCAGCAGGCCAGGCTTCGATCCCAACCTGTTCATCGACGGCATCGACCCAACGACCTGGCACGAGCTGAACACCCATCCAGACCGCCCTATGGTCAACCGGGCACTGAGCGGGCAGTACCCGCCAGGGTCGACCTACAAGCCGTTCATGGCACTGGCCGCGCTGGAACTGGGCAGGCGTACCCCCCAGTACGCGATCAACGACCCGGGCTTCTTCACGCTGCCGGGCAATTCGCACCAGTACCGCGACTGGAAACCCGGTGGCCACGGCTCGGTGAACCTGCACCAGTCGATCGTCATTTCCTGCGACACCTACTATTACCAGCTCGCATTCGACCTGGGCATCGACACGATCAGCAACTTCATGCGCCAGTTCGGCTTCGGCGCTCGCACTGGCGTGGACCTCGAGGGCGAGGCGATCGGCATCAACCCGTCGCAGGAATGGAAGCAGCGCCGGTTCCGGCAGAAGTGGTACGTCGGCGACACCATTTCCATCGGCATCGGCCAGGGCTACAACGTGATGACCCTGCTCCAGATGGCCAATGCGACTGCGATCATCGCCAACAAGGGAACGGTCTGGCGGCCGCACCTGGTCAACCTGGTGCAGGACGCGACATCGCGTGCGCAGCGCGCGGTGCTGGCACAGCCACTGCGGCGCCTCGATTTCAAGCCGGACAGCTGGGCCGTGGTGCAGGCCGCAATGATCGGGGTCACCACTCCGGGTGGCACCGGGCACAGGGCCTTCGCCGACGCGAAGTACATCGTCGGCGGCAAGACCGGCACCTCGCAGGTCGTCGCGATCAAGCAGGGCCAGAAGTACGATGCGAGCCGGCTGGACGAGCGGCACCGCGATCATGCACTGTTCATCGCCTACGCGCCGGCCGACAACCCGACGATCGCGCTCGCCGTGCTGGTCGAGAACGCCGGCGGCGGCGGCGCCAATGCGGCGCCGCTCGCGCGTACCGTGATCGACTTCTTCCTGTTCGGCAAGCCGGTGACGCCGATCGACGCCCCGGCAATACCGGGCGCAGCGGCCAACGGTGCCGCAAGCAACGGAGGAGCCGGTGCGGAACGTAATTGA
- a CDS encoding DUF3299 domain-containing protein, protein MSTFKWLPWVVLVALAAPAALAFKTPTRDEAVFTSPIPQQFQQKAIDEKNGTLSWRTLAQVETVKQRDKFVPQFSPAVLALDNRPVRLQGFMMPLTAGDQHKTFLLSAQSPSCPFCLPGGPDSLVEVQARAPMRFGEEPVILAGRLQLLRNDPGGMYYRLVDATPVVAR, encoded by the coding sequence ATGTCCACGTTCAAATGGTTGCCCTGGGTCGTGCTGGTTGCGCTCGCCGCGCCGGCCGCGCTCGCGTTCAAGACGCCGACGCGCGACGAGGCGGTGTTCACGTCGCCGATCCCGCAGCAGTTCCAGCAGAAGGCGATCGACGAGAAGAACGGCACGCTGTCCTGGCGCACGCTGGCGCAGGTCGAGACGGTGAAGCAGCGCGACAAGTTCGTGCCGCAGTTCAGTCCGGCGGTGCTGGCCCTGGACAACCGGCCGGTACGCCTGCAGGGCTTCATGATGCCGCTGACCGCGGGTGACCAGCACAAGACCTTCCTGCTCAGCGCGCAATCGCCGAGTTGCCCGTTCTGCCTGCCGGGCGGGCCTGATTCCCTGGTCGAGGTGCAGGCGCGCGCGCCGATGCGCTTCGGCGAGGAGCCTGTCATCCTCGCCGGCCGGCTGCAACTGCTGCGCAACGATCCGGGCGGGATGTACTACCGCCTGGTGGATGCGACGCCGGTGGTCGCGCGCTAG
- the hslV gene encoding ATP-dependent protease subunit HslV, translating into MQQFEGTTILSVRRGPIVALGGDGQVTLGNIVIKSTARKVRRLYHEKILAGFAGGTADAFTLFERFEAKLEKHQGHLLRSAVELAKDWRTDRVLRRLEAMLAIADRDHSLVITGAGDVLEPEHGIVAIGSGGAYAQAAARALLQSTDLAPAEVVKRSLSIAGEICIYTNQNHVIEELPGPAA; encoded by the coding sequence ATGCAGCAGTTCGAAGGCACGACCATCCTTTCCGTCCGCCGCGGCCCGATCGTCGCGCTCGGTGGTGACGGCCAGGTGACGCTCGGCAACATCGTGATCAAGTCGACCGCTCGCAAGGTGCGCCGGCTGTACCACGAGAAGATCCTCGCCGGCTTCGCCGGCGGTACGGCCGATGCCTTCACGCTGTTCGAACGGTTCGAAGCCAAGCTCGAAAAGCACCAGGGCCACCTGCTGCGCTCGGCGGTCGAGCTGGCGAAGGACTGGCGCACCGACCGCGTGCTGCGCCGGCTCGAGGCGATGCTCGCCATCGCCGATCGCGACCACTCGCTGGTGATCACTGGTGCCGGTGACGTGCTCGAACCGGAGCATGGCATCGTCGCGATCGGCAGCGGCGGTGCCTATGCGCAGGCCGCCGCCCGCGCGCTGCTGCAGTCCACCGACCTGGCGCCGGCCGAGGTGGTGAAGCGCTCGCTGTCGATCGCGGGCGAGATCTGCATCTACACCAACCAGAACCACGTGATCGAAGAGCTTCCCGGCCCCGCGGCCTGA
- a CDS encoding GTP-binding protein: MPASVKDLPTGPGAAGVPDRRLPVTVLSGFLGAGKTTLLNHVLNNREGRRVAVIVNDMSEVNIDAQLVRDGGAQLSRAEEKLVEMSNGCICCTLREDLLVEIAKLAGEGRFDYLLIESTGISEPLPVAETFTFRGEDGRSLGDVARLDTMVTVVDAFNFLRDYEAADFIHERGQSLGEDDNRTVVDLLVDQIEFCDVIVLNKSDLVAPGELDRLRAILHSLNPGADIVDAGFGKVPLERVLDTGRFDFQRAEASPGWLRTLRGEEQSESVEYGISSFVYRGGEPFHPARFWDLIHSGSEAAWQGVVRSKGFFWLASRMDFAASWSQAGGACRHGAAGLWWSAVDPSEWPDAPEARREIEAMMTGPHGDRRQELVFIGIGMDEAALRAGLDACLLTAEERAGGPQAWAVLPDPFPEWRLVDPDAAD, from the coding sequence ATGCCGGCATCCGTGAAAGACCTGCCCACCGGCCCCGGCGCGGCGGGAGTGCCCGACCGGAGGTTGCCGGTGACCGTGCTGTCCGGCTTCCTCGGCGCCGGCAAGACCACCCTGCTCAACCACGTGCTGAACAACCGCGAGGGGCGCCGGGTCGCGGTGATCGTGAACGACATGTCCGAGGTGAACATCGACGCCCAGCTGGTGCGCGACGGTGGTGCACAGCTGTCGCGCGCGGAAGAGAAGCTGGTCGAGATGAGCAACGGCTGCATCTGCTGCACCCTGCGCGAAGACCTGCTGGTCGAGATCGCGAAGCTCGCCGGCGAAGGCCGGTTCGACTACCTGCTGATCGAATCGACCGGCATCTCCGAGCCGCTGCCGGTCGCCGAGACGTTCACCTTCCGTGGCGAGGACGGACGCAGCCTGGGCGACGTCGCACGGCTCGACACGATGGTCACGGTGGTCGACGCATTCAACTTCCTGCGCGACTACGAGGCTGCCGACTTCATCCACGAACGCGGCCAGAGCCTGGGCGAGGATGACAACCGCACCGTGGTCGACCTGCTGGTGGACCAGATCGAGTTCTGCGATGTGATCGTGCTCAACAAGTCGGACCTGGTCGCGCCGGGCGAGCTCGATCGCCTGCGTGCGATCCTGCATTCGCTCAATCCCGGCGCGGACATCGTCGATGCCGGGTTCGGCAAGGTGCCGCTCGAGCGGGTGCTCGATACCGGGCGCTTCGACTTCCAGCGGGCCGAGGCGTCGCCCGGATGGCTGCGCACGCTGCGCGGCGAGGAGCAGTCCGAGTCCGTCGAATACGGCATCTCGAGTTTCGTCTATCGCGGCGGTGAACCGTTCCATCCGGCACGCTTCTGGGACCTGATCCACTCCGGGTCCGAGGCCGCGTGGCAGGGCGTGGTCCGCTCGAAGGGCTTCTTCTGGCTGGCTTCGCGCATGGATTTCGCGGCGAGCTGGTCGCAGGCGGGCGGTGCCTGCCGCCATGGCGCAGCAGGGCTCTGGTGGTCTGCCGTCGACCCATCGGAGTGGCCGGACGCGCCCGAGGCGCGGCGCGAGATCGAGGCGATGATGACCGGGCCCCACGGCGACCGCCGGCAGGAACTGGTGTTCATCGGCATCGGGATGGACGAAGCCGCGCTGCGTGCAGGCCTGGATGCCTGCCTGCTGACCGCAGAAGAGCGCGCGGGCGGTCCTCAGGCGTGGGCCGTCTTGCCCGATCCGTTCCCCGAATGGCGCCTGGTGGATCCGGATGCGGCCGACTGA